The segment CGCGGAGCCAACGGCAATGGGGCCGCCCGCATATTGCGTCTTGAGATATTCCCGCAGCTTGTTGCCGTGATACAGATCGCTGACCGTGTGGCCATAGTCTGCGAAACCCTCGATCTGGTCGAAGGCAAGCTTGGCGCCGAGCGCCACGACCAGATAGTCATAGACGATCTCATGGGTTTCGGCACCGGCGCGTTCGTTCGGCGCGAAGGTCACTGTGCGCGCATCGACATCGACCGCCGTCACATCGCCGTGGATAAAGTCGATCTTGTCCTTGGCGAGGACAGGCACAATGTCCATGCGTTCGCGCAAGGACGGATCATGATCTTCGAACACATCGCCGGGGATATTCGGCACGAATAGCAGATAGCTTTTACGATCGATGACGGTAATATCGGCCTTGTCGCCGACATAGTGACGGATTTTCTGGGCACAGGCCAGACCGGCGAAGTTGCCGCCGAGGATGAGTATGTGCGGACGCGGTTCGGATGCGGACATTCTAAATCTCCTTATTTTTGTGACACAGGTCGGTAACGACAGTCTTCGCGTGCGCCGTCTCTTTCAAAGATCAGCGGCTGAGGTATGACCAGCCGTCCTGCTGGCGGCGGACAACCTCGGCGACGCCGGAATCGACCGGCTTGGCGAAGGGCACCAGATCCTTAGGCTCGACATTCATGCCGCGCATGGTGTTCTGGCAGGCCGCGAAGACGACGCCCCCCTTGGAAAGCGCCTCCATCCGCGCTTCGGGTCGATCGGCAGAGGAGAGCAGCAGCATCTTGAGCCCGTCACCATGCGCCACGATCTCGACCTGAATATCCGGCCCCAGGGCCTTGATGAGATTCTCGACATTATTCATCAGCTTTACCCATGCCTTGGGGTCTGAAGAGGTCAGTTCAAAAACGACATTATGCGCCTTCCTGGCGATGGTTGGCGAAAGTTCGGCTGCATTGGCCATCAGAGCAATTCCTGCAAATGGAAGGGTAAGGGCGGCGAGAAAGAGCGAGCGTCGGTTTGAGGTCATGGTTGCAACTCCGTGGCACGCGGGACGCGCAGACATCCTATCATGTGCCGATTGTCTGGTGCGCCCGGCCGGGCGGCTTGTGCCTGAAAAAGCAGACTGAAGAAATCCATCGCCTATCCATCCTTATAACTCTGAATTTGCAGCAGTTATTATCAATAAGCGATGCGGAATCGCATACGGTTCCCGGTATTTCAGGGCGTGGTGACAGCCCCTGTTTTTTGTTTCGCTTTCGCCAGGCCGCTGTCGAAATCACCTTGCGTCAGTTCGCCCATGTGCAGATCCGCCAGATGGCCATCGGGCGTCAGGAACAGGGTCACCGGTATGCCCGCCGTCGCATAGTAGCGGGGTATTGCCGCGTCACGGTCGAGCAGAACTCTGGATAATTTCAGGTTTTGACCGGCCAGAAAGGCCCTTACGGTTTCCGCCGACTCGCCCTGATTGACAAAGGTGAAGGTGACATCCGGGCGGTCGTGCGACAGCTTCGCCAGCAGCGGCATTTCGCGTCGGCAGGGCGGACACCAGCTTGCCCAGAGATTGACCACTTCCAGCTTGCCGCCCGTATCGCCTAGGCGCTGCTGCGCGCCATCGAGTTGCGCCAGCACCACGCCGGGGGCTGGCTGGCCATAGTCGGAGCGGGTCAGCTCGTGCCCGCCTACCCAGACCGCCAGACTGAGCGCGACAATGCCCGCCGCCAGCAGGCCCATGCGCAGCGAGCGCACGAAAAACAGGCTGGCGACAATCAGGCCCAGACCCGCCCCCGGCACCCAGAAGCCACCGCGCCAGAAGGTGAGAAGACGCACAGGCTGTTCGGCAAAGGCCTGCCAGTTCACGATCACATTGCCGAGAAAGCCACCTGCCACAGCCGCCAGCACGGCCCACTCACCCCACCTTGCCAGACGCGGCTCATAGCGCCGGGC is part of the Asticcacaulis sp. EMRT-3 genome and harbors:
- a CDS encoding DsrE family protein, whose product is MANAAELSPTIARKAHNVVFELTSSDPKAWVKLMNNVENLIKALGPDIQVEIVAHGDGLKMLLLSSADRPEARMEALSKGGVVFAACQNTMRGMNVEPKDLVPFAKPVDSGVAEVVRRQQDGWSYLSR
- a CDS encoding protein-disulfide reductase DsbD domain-containing protein; translation: MMMRRLRLVWPVLLGLLWASVAVAAYAAPVRPALPDNQAFALTTERAADGAINLNWTIADGYYLYANRFSVRDGAKTLPVRIDGNKISKSDASFGVVEVYEGQARARIRTGSGSGVGAGAGTLAITYQGCQENGICYPPVTKELNLATGALSGPAEGDHPLASAFAEVPPPAISNLPPAAQQTLAPSPPSSLNIGPFALPTERLPLLAAGIIFILATFLLARRYEPRLARWGEWAVLAAVAGGFLGNVIVNWQAFAEQPVRLLTFWRGGFWVPGAGLGLIVASLFFVRSLRMGLLAAGIVALSLAVWVGGHELTRSDYGQPAPGVVLAQLDGAQQRLGDTGGKLEVVNLWASWCPPCRREMPLLAKLSHDRPDVTFTFVNQGESAETVRAFLAGQNLKLSRVLLDRDAAIPRYYATAGIPVTLFLTPDGHLADLHMGELTQGDFDSGLAKAKQKTGAVTTP